In the Sinorhizobium arboris LMG 14919 genome, one interval contains:
- a CDS encoding DUF2155 domain-containing protein, with the protein MAGFCLRDLIGRAGRLAALALLLAAPVTSTVETAQAARLPNAVAVFSGIDKITGRITSFDVYIGETVQFGALQVTPRVCYSRDETEAPKTTTFVEVDEITLDRKIRRIFTGWMFADSPGLNAVEHPVYDVWLQSCKTSSDVPPPDTAAKQ; encoded by the coding sequence ATGGCGGGTTTCTGTCTGCGGGATTTGATTGGCCGGGCAGGGCGGCTTGCGGCCCTTGCCCTTCTCCTTGCCGCTCCGGTGACGTCTACCGTCGAAACCGCGCAGGCGGCACGCCTTCCCAATGCCGTCGCGGTCTTCTCCGGCATCGACAAGATTACCGGCCGTATCACCAGCTTTGACGTCTATATCGGTGAAACGGTGCAGTTCGGTGCGCTGCAGGTAACTCCGCGCGTCTGCTACAGCCGCGACGAGACGGAAGCGCCGAAGACGACCACTTTCGTCGAGGTGGACGAGATCACCCTCGACCGCAAGATCCGTCGCATCTTCACCGGCTGGATGTTCGCAGACAGCCCCGGCCTCAATGCCGTCGAGCACCCCGTCTATGACGTGTGGCTGCAATCCTGCAAGACCTCGTCGGACGTCCCGCCTCCGGACACTGCGGCAAAGCAATAG
- a CDS encoding NADH:ubiquinone oxidoreductase subunit NDUFA12 — translation MKLLLQIFTWWNGQTIGTRFHTWRHGQRVGEDEFGNVYYQGGKDSEGRTRRWVIYNGPAEASAIPPGWHGWMHHRTDVSPADEKYVVREWQKPHRANPTGTPNAYRPKGSIAGAGKRPRVTGDYDAWTPRS, via the coding sequence ATGAAGCTCCTGCTGCAGATTTTCACCTGGTGGAACGGACAGACGATCGGTACCCGGTTTCACACCTGGCGCCATGGCCAGCGCGTCGGGGAAGACGAGTTCGGCAACGTCTACTATCAGGGCGGCAAGGACTCCGAAGGACGCACACGGCGTTGGGTGATCTACAACGGCCCCGCCGAGGCATCTGCGATCCCGCCGGGCTGGCATGGCTGGATGCATCACCGCACCGACGTCTCCCCCGCCGACGAGAAATATGTCGTCCGCGAGTGGCAGAAGCCGCACCGCGCCAACCCGACCGGTACGCCCAATGCCTACCGGCCGAAGGGGTCGATCGCCGGCGCCGGCAAGCGCCCGCGTGTGACCGGCGACTACGACGCCTGGACGCCGCGCTCCTGA